A genome region from Sphingorhabdus sp. SMR4y includes the following:
- a CDS encoding FtsB family cell division protein, whose amino-acid sequence MAQHDKISALIKAALGPGFALMTLLAIAGYAVLGPTGVLAWGEYQAKLEQRGIELAKLEAERDALKNRVELLDPRGADPDLIGELLRKKVNVVHPDEIIVPLK is encoded by the coding sequence ATGGCGCAACATGACAAAATTTCAGCTCTGATCAAAGCGGCTCTCGGCCCGGGATTTGCGCTGATGACCCTGCTTGCCATCGCCGGCTATGCCGTGCTTGGTCCGACCGGGGTGCTGGCATGGGGTGAATATCAGGCGAAGCTGGAACAGCGCGGGATCGAACTGGCCAAGCTGGAGGCCGAGCGCGACGCCCTGAAGAACAGGGTCGAGCTGCTCGACCCTCGTGGTGCCGACCCGGATCTGATCGGCGAATTGCTGCGCAAAAAGGTGAATGTCGTCCATCCGGATGAAATTATCGTTCCTCTGAAATAG
- a CDS encoding YqjD family protein, which produces MNKLTDNIDKARAASRERLESAREMATESTVAAREKMSESKARAAALLGEGREKAAERVAATRDVAKKAAAKSEETISNSPLAIVAGGAALGVLIGALLPKSKAEGKYVGGAGRKINETAKTAYQAAKDASRDQISELGLTNDNMREQFKDMFGKAIEAAKTAMAAAQDAVKEEHQGKK; this is translated from the coding sequence ATGAACAAATTGACCGACAATATCGACAAGGCCCGCGCGGCATCCCGGGAACGGCTCGAATCGGCGAGGGAAATGGCGACCGAAAGCACCGTGGCGGCGCGCGAGAAAATGTCGGAGAGCAAGGCCCGCGCGGCTGCCCTGCTCGGCGAAGGTCGCGAGAAAGCGGCGGAACGCGTGGCTGCAACCCGCGATGTCGCCAAAAAGGCCGCCGCCAAATCCGAAGAGACGATCAGCAACAGCCCGCTCGCCATCGTCGCCGGCGGCGCCGCGCTCGGCGTGCTGATCGGCGCGCTGCTGCCGAAGAGCAAGGCCGAAGGCAAATATGTCGGCGGCGCGGGACGCAAAATCAACGAGACCGCGAAAACCGCCTACCAGGCCGCCAAGGATGCGAGCCGTGACCAGATCAGCGAGCTCGGCCTGACCAACGACAATATGCGCGAACAGTTCAAAGATATGTTTGGCAAAGCGATCGAGGCTGCTAAGACCGCGATGGCCGCAGCACAGGATGCGGTAAAAGAAGAACATCAGGGCAAGAAATGA
- a CDS encoding pyruvate dehydrogenase complex E1 component subunit beta: MAIELKMPALSPTMEEGTLAKWFVKEGDEVSSGDILAEIETDKATMEFEAVDEGVISKILVEAGTDEVAVGTVIAEMTGEDEDAESGSKSDPASEPKEEAKPAAAQEDKPEIMEAAPPAPVSRADDPSVPAGTELVPITVREALRDAMAEEMRKDDTVFVMGEEVAEYQGAYKVTQGLLDEFGAKRVIDTPITEHGFAGIGAGAAMGGLKPIVEFMTFNFAMQAIDQIINSAAKTNYMSGGQMRCPVVFRGPNGAASRVGAQHSQNYGPWYAAVPGLIVIAPYDAADAKGLLKAAIQTPDPVVFLENELLYGRSFEIPEIEDYTLPIGKARIMREGSDVTIVSYSIGVGLALEAADTLAGEGIEAEVIDLRTLRPLDTETVLKSLAKTNRMVVAEEGWPTCSIASEIVALCMEQGFDDLDAPVMRVTNEDVPLPYAANLEKAALIDSARIIKAAKKVCYK; the protein is encoded by the coding sequence ATGGCGATCGAACTGAAAATGCCCGCCCTGTCGCCGACGATGGAAGAAGGCACATTGGCCAAATGGTTTGTCAAGGAAGGCGACGAAGTCAGCTCCGGTGACATATTGGCGGAAATTGAAACCGACAAGGCGACGATGGAATTTGAAGCGGTCGACGAGGGCGTGATCTCGAAAATTCTGGTCGAGGCCGGAACCGACGAGGTTGCTGTCGGCACCGTGATCGCCGAGATGACCGGTGAAGACGAAGACGCCGAATCCGGAAGCAAATCCGATCCGGCCAGTGAGCCCAAGGAAGAGGCCAAGCCTGCGGCTGCGCAAGAAGATAAGCCCGAGATCATGGAGGCCGCACCGCCGGCTCCGGTTTCGCGGGCCGACGATCCGTCGGTTCCCGCAGGCACGGAACTGGTGCCGATTACCGTCCGGGAAGCCTTGCGCGACGCGATGGCGGAAGAAATGCGCAAGGACGACACGGTCTTTGTGATGGGCGAGGAAGTTGCCGAGTACCAGGGCGCCTACAAGGTGACCCAGGGGCTTCTCGACGAATTCGGGGCGAAACGGGTGATCGACACGCCGATCACCGAACATGGCTTTGCCGGCATCGGGGCCGGCGCGGCGATGGGCGGTCTCAAGCCGATCGTCGAGTTCATGACCTTCAACTTCGCGATGCAGGCGATCGACCAGATCATCAACTCGGCGGCGAAGACCAACTATATGTCCGGCGGCCAGATGCGCTGCCCGGTCGTTTTCCGTGGCCCCAATGGTGCGGCCTCGCGGGTCGGCGCGCAGCATAGCCAGAACTACGGTCCGTGGTATGCGGCGGTGCCCGGCCTGATCGTGATCGCCCCTTATGACGCAGCGGACGCCAAGGGCTTGCTGAAAGCGGCGATCCAGACTCCCGACCCGGTGGTGTTCCTGGAAAATGAACTGCTCTATGGCCGTTCGTTCGAAATACCCGAAATCGAGGATTATACGCTGCCGATCGGCAAGGCGCGAATCATGCGTGAAGGCAGTGATGTCACCATCGTCAGCTATTCGATCGGTGTCGGCCTGGCGCTGGAAGCCGCCGACACGCTTGCAGGCGAGGGGATCGAGGCCGAGGTTATCGATCTGCGCACCTTGCGGCCACTCGACACGGAAACCGTTCTGAAGAGCCTCGCCAAGACCAACCGGATGGTGGTTGCCGAAGAAGGCTGGCCGACCTGCTCGATCGCGAGCGAGATTGTCGCGCTGTGCATGGAGCAGGGCTTCGATGATCTCGACGCACCGGTGATGCGGGTAACCAACGAGGATGTGCCGTTGCCTTATGCCGCCAATCTGGAGAAAGCGGCGCTGATCGACAGCGCGCGGATCATCAAGGCGGCGAAGAAGGTTTGCTACAAATAG
- a CDS encoding squalene/phytoene synthase family protein: MSDTVLQLEPIHRLIHAYAKQQHRSRYALLFALDARLADIIRSTSEILIGQMRLTWWRDVLTKPAAERPAGEPLVEQINHLEEKGANLAPLLTLLDGWEAMLEDFPWGDREFDNYAVARGRGFFAFGLSDETALSDRQADLGQAWALWDFARHCSDAAMRQSAFDRCSAIVKSRGAPDFDRSGRPLSILCKLMIHDVRKGQLAADLYSPASAVRIIWHGIAGR, encoded by the coding sequence ATGTCTGACACGGTTTTACAACTAGAACCAATCCACAGGTTGATTCACGCCTATGCAAAGCAGCAACATCGCTCCCGATATGCGTTGCTATTCGCGCTCGATGCCCGTCTTGCCGATATTATCCGGTCGACTTCCGAAATATTGATTGGACAGATGCGGTTAACCTGGTGGCGGGACGTGTTAACCAAGCCGGCGGCGGAACGGCCGGCGGGCGAACCACTGGTCGAGCAGATCAATCATCTTGAAGAGAAAGGCGCAAATCTAGCGCCGCTGCTGACCCTGCTCGACGGGTGGGAGGCGATGCTGGAGGATTTTCCCTGGGGCGACCGCGAGTTCGACAATTATGCCGTTGCGCGCGGGCGCGGCTTTTTTGCATTCGGCCTGTCGGACGAAACGGCGCTGAGCGACCGGCAGGCCGACCTGGGCCAGGCCTGGGCGTTGTGGGATTTTGCCCGCCATTGCTCGGATGCCGCGATGCGCCAGTCCGCGTTCGACCGGTGTTCGGCCATCGTAAAATCCCGGGGTGCGCCCGATTTTGACAGAAGCGGTCGACCCCTTTCAATCCTCTGCAAACTGATGATCCATGATGTTAGGAAGGGGCAACTGGCTGCCGATCTATATAGTCCGGCCAGCGCCGTGCGCATCATCTGGCACGGGATTGCTGGCCGCTAG
- the pdhA gene encoding pyruvate dehydrogenase (acetyl-transferring) E1 component subunit alpha, giving the protein MAKAPRKTTPAKKTTAPKRAPAKAKPAAPSTGGLKAPIYKATQEEMLEFYEQMLLIRRFEEKAGQLYGLGLIGGFCHLYIGQEAVVTGLQSAISPGKDSVITGYRDHGHMLACGIDPNIVMAELTGRASGISKGKGGSMHMFSVEHGFYGGHGIVGAQVSLGTGLAFAHKYKEDGGVCLAYFGDGASNQGQVYESFNMAELWQLPVIFVIENNQYAMGTSVNRSSAEDQLYRRGESFRIPGVQVDGMDVLAVRGAVEEALKDVRSGGGPVLMELKTYRYRGHSMSDPAKYRSRDEVQDVREKSDPIERLKAALLKQGVKEEDLKAMDKKVRKTVMEAADFAEESPEPELSELYTDVLVEQY; this is encoded by the coding sequence GTGGCAAAAGCTCCCCGGAAAACCACCCCAGCCAAAAAAACCACGGCGCCCAAGCGCGCGCCGGCCAAAGCCAAACCGGCCGCCCCGTCGACCGGAGGCCTGAAGGCCCCGATATACAAAGCAACGCAAGAGGAGATGCTGGAATTTTATGAGCAGATGCTGCTCATCCGGCGCTTCGAGGAAAAGGCGGGGCAACTCTATGGCCTCGGTCTGATCGGCGGCTTCTGTCATCTCTATATCGGTCAGGAAGCGGTCGTTACCGGCCTGCAGTCGGCGATCAGTCCGGGCAAGGACAGTGTCATTACCGGCTATCGCGATCATGGTCACATGCTGGCCTGCGGGATCGACCCGAATATCGTGATGGCCGAACTGACCGGCCGCGCATCGGGCATTTCGAAGGGCAAGGGCGGTTCGATGCACATGTTCTCGGTGGAACATGGTTTCTACGGCGGGCACGGCATTGTCGGTGCGCAGGTGTCGCTCGGCACCGGCCTGGCGTTCGCCCATAAATATAAGGAAGATGGCGGTGTCTGTCTGGCCTATTTCGGCGACGGTGCTTCCAATCAGGGGCAGGTCTACGAAAGTTTCAACATGGCCGAGCTGTGGCAACTGCCGGTGATTTTCGTGATCGAGAATAACCAATATGCCATGGGCACCAGTGTCAACCGGTCGTCCGCCGAAGACCAGCTTTACCGGCGCGGTGAAAGTTTCCGTATTCCCGGCGTGCAGGTCGACGGCATGGATGTGCTGGCGGTTCGCGGCGCGGTCGAGGAAGCGTTGAAGGATGTCCGTAGCGGTGGCGGTCCGGTTCTGATGGAACTCAAGACCTATCGCTATCGCGGCCATTCGATGTCCGATCCGGCGAAATATCGCAGCCGCGACGAAGTCCAGGACGTGCGCGAGAAATCCGATCCGATCGAACGGCTGAAGGCGGCTCTGCTCAAGCAGGGCGTGAAGGAAGAGGATCTGAAAGCGATGGACAAGAAGGTCCGGAAGACCGTGATGGAGGCGGCGGATTTTGCCGAGGAGTCACCGGAACCGGAACTGTCCGAACTTTATACTGACGTGCTGGTGGAGCAATATTGA
- the eno gene encoding phosphopyruvate hydratase: protein MTAIIDLHARQILDSRGNPTVEVDILLEDGSFGRAAVPSGASTGAYEAVELRDGDKSKYLGKGVLKAIEAVNGEIKEALTDLDAEDQEELDAAMIALDGTPNKARLGANAILGVSLAAAKAAADARGLPLYRYVGGVSAHVLPVPMMNIINGGEHADNPIDFQEFMVMPVGADSLSEGVRWGSEIFHTLKKGLAEKGLATAVGDEGGFAPNLGSTREALDFIMASVEKAGFKVGDEVVLALDCAATEFFRDGKYHISGENKVLSPAEMSDYLAELCKDYPIKSIEDGMSEDDFEGWKLITDAVGDTVQLVGDDLFVTNPERLSMGIKDGLANSLLVKVNQIGTLSETLAAVRMAHNASYTAVMSHRSGETEDSTIADLAVATNCGQIKTGSLARSDRLAKYNQLIRIEEELGSVAHYAGRSIFS from the coding sequence ATGACCGCCATAATTGATCTTCATGCCCGCCAGATTCTGGATAGCCGGGGCAACCCGACGGTAGAAGTCGACATATTGCTGGAAGATGGCAGCTTTGGCCGGGCGGCGGTGCCCTCCGGTGCGTCTACCGGTGCTTATGAAGCGGTCGAGCTGCGCGACGGAGACAAGAGCAAATATCTTGGCAAGGGCGTCCTCAAGGCGATCGAAGCGGTCAACGGCGAAATCAAGGAAGCACTGACCGATCTGGATGCAGAGGATCAGGAAGAACTGGATGCGGCGATGATCGCGCTGGACGGCACGCCGAACAAGGCACGGCTGGGCGCCAACGCCATATTGGGCGTCAGCCTGGCGGCGGCAAAGGCTGCGGCCGATGCGCGGGGCCTGCCGCTCTATCGCTATGTCGGCGGCGTTTCGGCGCATGTCCTGCCGGTACCGATGATGAATATCATCAATGGCGGCGAACATGCCGACAATCCGATCGACTTTCAGGAATTCATGGTCATGCCGGTGGGCGCTGACAGCCTGTCGGAAGGGGTCCGCTGGGGAAGTGAAATTTTCCACACGCTGAAAAAGGGTCTGGCTGAAAAGGGGCTGGCGACGGCGGTCGGCGACGAAGGCGGTTTTGCACCCAATCTGGGTTCAACCCGCGAAGCGCTCGACTTCATCATGGCCTCGGTTGAAAAAGCCGGGTTCAAGGTTGGCGACGAAGTGGTTCTCGCGCTCGATTGCGCTGCTACCGAATTCTTCCGCGATGGCAAATATCATATTTCGGGCGAGAACAAGGTGCTCAGCCCGGCAGAAATGTCCGACTATCTGGCCGAGCTTTGCAAGGACTATCCGATCAAGTCGATCGAGGACGGCATGTCGGAAGATGATTTCGAAGGCTGGAAACTGATTACCGATGCCGTCGGCGACACGGTGCAACTGGTCGGCGATGACCTGTTCGTGACCAATCCCGAGCGTCTGTCGATGGGTATCAAGGACGGTCTGGCTAATTCGCTGCTGGTGAAGGTCAACCAGATCGGCACGCTTTCGGAAACATTGGCAGCAGTCCGGATGGCGCATAATGCATCCTATACCGCAGTGATGTCGCACCGCTCGGGCGAGACCGAGGATTCCACGATCGCCGATCTCGCGGTCGCGACCAATTGCGGACAGATCAAGACCGGCAGCCTGGCGCGGTCGGACCGGCTCGCCAAATATAACCAGTTGATCCGGATCGAGGAAGAACTGGGCAGCGTTGCGCATTATGCCGGGCGGTCGATCTTTAGTTGA
- a CDS encoding TadE/TadG family type IV pilus assembly protein — protein sequence MKAAKSFLQELRSNTAGNTLAMAGMAMFPLAAMIGGGVDVSRIYLVQTRLQQACDAGALAGRRQMGSGTWTANSNAANTAARNMFKANFDTDAFGSYDGAYAFTENAGTVTGVATVKVDMAVMQMFGFGTKNVAVECDASMSIPNTDVMFVLDTTGSMNCPDTGSTYCSNNGNTEASNARIRGLRSAVKCFYETLAKRNSSEDCGSTPAAGSENTAHLRFGFVPYSTNVNVGKLLPNDFIADRWTYQSREAITRAENVIVDYTPGTPYLYGSTFYYDGGWSGRSTVETHYNVRNRNACSDLQPEDYDDMSGSEGAPYGHSTWTSGDDQITRWYTDVNGTRYDYSTSYSSRQDRCRIRLRTRDLVERREYRQINSPVYEQQQVFSRYDYKPVTFDVSGLKAGGSTWNDSIDLPVGNEGLDTGVTWDGCIEERQTVRTSNFSPIPVAAYDLDIDRVPTTGDPATQWGPLLDTAVWGRYNSYGSRTTSTVSTASNLSRNFSYTCTNEARKLQRWDTPSDFDAYLDDLDAIGSTYHDIGLIWGARLLSPTGIFESENAASASGGAIDRHLIFMTDGDTVTSSTQYTSYGVEWYDRRRTSASSAPSSNDLTSQVNSRFLAMCNAIKNKNITLWVVSFGNGVSAGSITNLRNCATSGKFYNASNSAELLANFRSIANDISQLRLTN from the coding sequence ATGAAAGCAGCGAAATCGTTTTTGCAGGAGCTGCGTTCCAATACCGCCGGCAATACGCTGGCCATGGCCGGCATGGCAATGTTCCCGCTCGCAGCAATGATTGGCGGCGGTGTCGATGTCAGCCGTATCTATCTGGTGCAGACACGTTTGCAACAGGCATGCGACGCCGGCGCGCTGGCTGGCCGGCGCCAGATGGGCAGCGGCACCTGGACCGCGAACAGCAACGCCGCCAACACTGCTGCCCGAAATATGTTCAAGGCCAATTTCGATACCGATGCCTTTGGCTCCTACGACGGCGCATATGCCTTTACCGAAAATGCCGGCACGGTAACCGGCGTGGCCACGGTCAAAGTGGACATGGCAGTGATGCAGATGTTCGGCTTTGGCACCAAGAATGTCGCCGTCGAATGTGATGCCTCGATGAGCATTCCCAATACCGACGTGATGTTCGTACTGGACACGACCGGGTCGATGAACTGCCCGGATACCGGTTCAACCTATTGCAGCAACAATGGTAATACAGAAGCCTCCAACGCCCGAATCCGGGGCCTGCGCTCGGCCGTGAAATGCTTCTATGAAACCTTGGCAAAAAGAAACAGCAGCGAGGATTGCGGATCGACACCGGCGGCCGGTAGCGAAAATACCGCCCATCTTCGCTTTGGCTTCGTGCCCTACAGCACCAATGTGAATGTCGGCAAGCTTCTGCCCAATGATTTTATCGCCGATCGCTGGACCTATCAGTCGCGCGAGGCGATCACCCGGGCGGAGAATGTGATCGTCGATTACACCCCGGGCACGCCCTATCTCTATGGCAGCACATTTTACTATGATGGCGGCTGGAGCGGACGTTCGACCGTCGAGACCCACTATAATGTGCGCAACAGAAATGCCTGCAGCGATCTTCAGCCCGAGGATTATGACGATATGTCGGGCAGCGAAGGGGCACCATATGGTCATTCGACCTGGACATCCGGCGACGACCAGATCACCCGTTGGTATACCGATGTCAACGGCACCCGATATGACTATAGCACCAGCTACAGCAGCAGGCAGGACCGTTGCCGGATCAGGCTGCGCACCCGTGATCTCGTCGAACGGCGGGAATATCGCCAGATCAACTCGCCGGTATATGAGCAGCAGCAGGTGTTTTCCCGCTATGATTACAAGCCTGTAACATTTGATGTCAGCGGCCTGAAAGCGGGTGGATCGACCTGGAATGACTCGATCGATCTTCCGGTCGGCAATGAAGGCCTGGATACCGGCGTGACCTGGGACGGCTGTATCGAGGAACGGCAAACCGTCAGGACCAGCAATTTCAGTCCGATCCCCGTGGCCGCCTATGATCTTGATATCGACCGCGTACCGACAACCGGCGATCCCGCCACCCAGTGGGGGCCGTTGCTCGACACTGCGGTCTGGGGCAGATATAATTCCTACGGCAGCCGCACCACCAGCACGGTTTCCACGGCAAGCAATCTGAGCCGTAACTTCAGCTATACCTGCACCAACGAGGCCCGCAAACTGCAACGCTGGGATACGCCATCCGATTTCGATGCCTATCTCGACGATCTCGATGCGATCGGCAGCACCTATCATGATATCGGCCTGATCTGGGGTGCCCGTTTGTTGTCGCCAACCGGGATATTCGAATCGGAAAACGCCGCCTCGGCTAGCGGGGGCGCGATCGACCGTCACCTGATCTTCATGACCGATGGCGACACCGTGACCAGCAGTACCCAATATACGTCCTACGGGGTGGAATGGTATGACCGGCGCAGAACTTCGGCAAGCAGCGCGCCGTCGTCAAACGACCTGACAAGCCAGGTCAACAGCCGCTTCCTGGCGATGTGCAACGCGATCAAGAACAAGAATATCACCTTGTGGGTGGTCTCGTTCGGCAATGGCGTAAGCGCGGGATCGATTACCAACCTGCGCAACTGCGCAACTTCGGGCAAATTCTACAACGCCAGCAACAGCGCCGAATTGCTCGCCAATTTCCGCTCGATCGCCAACGACATCTCGCAACTGAGACTGACAAACTGA
- a CDS encoding phage holin family protein translates to MLQDKEIPVLDEDRLSEDPAAAGAGAAESGSLKSQLAGLVEDVRVLAYAEVEYYRTKLSVNMAATKRIVTLAGVGLIFGVMAIIALILGLLLVLADFVGPLAATGIVTGLALLVAAVTLGMATKQAKKLPLDETDA, encoded by the coding sequence ATGTTGCAGGACAAGGAAATTCCCGTTTTGGATGAAGACCGTCTTTCCGAAGACCCCGCTGCTGCGGGCGCCGGCGCCGCGGAATCCGGTTCGCTGAAATCCCAGCTTGCCGGCCTGGTGGAAGATGTCCGCGTTCTCGCTTATGCAGAGGTCGAATATTATCGCACCAAATTGTCGGTCAACATGGCGGCGACCAAGCGTATCGTTACGCTGGCCGGCGTCGGACTGATTTTTGGTGTGATGGCTATCATTGCCCTGATTTTGGGATTATTGCTGGTGCTGGCCGATTTTGTCGGCCCGCTCGCGGCAACCGGCATCGTCACCGGCCTCGCCCTGCTGGTTGCGGCGGTGACACTGGGTATGGCGACAAAACAGGCAAAAAAGCTGCCGCTGGATGAAACCGATGCATGA
- the trmFO gene encoding methylenetetrahydrofolate--tRNA-(uracil(54)-C(5))-methyltransferase (FADH(2)-oxidizing) TrmFO, translating into MTQVHIIGGGLAGSEAAWQLAEQGIKVRLSEMRGSGEMTPAHQTDGLAELVCSNSFRSDDAEKNAVGLLHQEMRDLNSIIIGEGDKHRLPAGSALAVDRDHFSEAVTKRLSEHPNIEIMRERIDQLPESGLTIVATGPLTAMTLAESIGAATGEDSLAFFDAIAPIVYKDSINMDIAWMQSRWDKVGPEGDGKDYINCPMDEEQYKAFIQGLLDGEKTDFKEWEKNTPYFEGCMPIEVMASRGPETLRYGPMKPVGLTNSHTGGKAYAVVQLRQDNALGTLWNMVGFQTKLKYGAQAELLRTIPGLENAEFARMGGLHRNTFINAPKLLDQQLRLKKAPHIRFAGQITGCEGYVESAAVGLMVGRMVAAEVRGEPFTLPPQTTAFGALLSHITGGADARDYQPMNVNFGLFPPFEQRVKKKERKEAYTARARTDFAQWLQPLSSEGVQIA; encoded by the coding sequence ATGACACAAGTACATATCATTGGCGGCGGACTCGCCGGCTCCGAAGCAGCATGGCAACTCGCGGAACAAGGCATAAAAGTGCGTCTTTCCGAAATGCGGGGGAGCGGCGAGATGACGCCTGCCCACCAGACAGACGGTCTGGCCGAACTGGTCTGTTCGAACAGCTTCCGCTCCGATGATGCGGAGAAAAATGCCGTTGGCCTGCTGCATCAGGAAATGCGCGATCTCAATTCGATCATCATTGGCGAAGGCGACAAGCACCGCCTGCCCGCCGGATCGGCGCTCGCCGTCGACCGGGATCATTTTTCAGAAGCCGTAACCAAACGACTCAGCGAACATCCCAATATCGAGATCATGCGCGAGCGTATCGACCAGTTGCCCGAAAGCGGCCTGACGATTGTCGCCACGGGCCCGCTCACCGCCATGACCCTCGCAGAGAGCATCGGCGCGGCGACCGGCGAGGACTCGCTCGCCTTTTTCGACGCGATTGCCCCGATCGTCTATAAAGACAGCATCAACATGGACATCGCCTGGATGCAGTCGCGCTGGGACAAGGTCGGACCGGAAGGCGACGGCAAGGACTATATCAACTGCCCGATGGACGAAGAGCAATATAAGGCCTTCATCCAGGGTCTGCTCGACGGTGAAAAAACCGACTTCAAGGAATGGGAGAAAAATACACCCTATTTCGAAGGCTGCATGCCGATTGAAGTGATGGCCTCCCGCGGCCCCGAAACGCTGCGCTATGGTCCGATGAAGCCGGTCGGTCTGACCAACAGCCATACCGGTGGCAAGGCCTATGCCGTGGTCCAGCTGCGCCAGGACAATGCGCTTGGCACATTGTGGAACATGGTCGGATTCCAGACCAAGCTCAAATATGGCGCGCAGGCTGAACTGCTCCGCACGATACCCGGCCTGGAGAATGCCGAATTCGCACGGATGGGAGGACTGCATCGCAATACGTTCATCAACGCACCCAAGCTGCTTGACCAGCAATTGCGCCTGAAAAAAGCGCCGCATATCCGCTTTGCCGGACAGATTACCGGCTGCGAGGGCTATGTCGAAAGCGCGGCGGTGGGTCTGATGGTTGGCCGCATGGTCGCGGCGGAGGTCCGCGGCGAGCCTTTCACCCTGCCCCCGCAGACCACCGCTTTCGGCGCACTGCTCTCGCATATTACCGGCGGAGCCGATGCCCGCGATTATCAACCGATGAATGTCAATTTCGGCCTGTTCCCGCCCTTCGAGCAGAGGGTCAAGAAGAAGGAACGCAAGGAAGCCTATACGGCAAGAGCGCGGACCGATTTCGCCCAATGGTTGCAGCCGCTGTCTTCAGAAGGTGTCCAGATAGCCTAG
- a CDS encoding TadE/TadG family type IV pilus assembly protein yields the protein MRGLLKKFRALKRDDGGAALVEFALVSPVLILLIMGMLDLGHRIYATAILQGSVQKAARDASLDDGSANASAIDDRVKELMLPVLQPEPISDFEFTRKNYSDFSDVAQPEDFTDTNNDGECNNGEPYDDVNGNDSWDADRGAAGQGNAKDAVLYTVKVTYPRLFPMAGLVGMSQDEVIQASTVVRNQPFGEQSDRGEIKNCT from the coding sequence ATGCGCGGATTATTGAAAAAGTTTCGCGCCCTCAAAAGAGACGATGGCGGTGCCGCACTGGTGGAATTTGCGCTGGTGTCGCCCGTCCTCATCCTCCTGATAATGGGCATGCTGGACCTCGGGCACCGCATTTATGCAACGGCAATTCTGCAGGGGTCTGTACAAAAGGCTGCGCGCGACGCCAGTCTCGACGATGGTTCCGCAAACGCCAGCGCGATCGATGATCGGGTCAAGGAGCTGATGTTGCCGGTGCTGCAGCCGGAACCGATCTCGGATTTCGAATTCACGCGCAAGAATTACAGCGATTTTTCCGACGTCGCGCAGCCTGAAGATTTCACCGACACGAACAATGACGGTGAATGCAATAATGGCGAACCCTATGATGATGTAAACGGAAATGACAGCTGGGACGCCGACCGCGGTGCTGCCGGCCAGGGTAATGCCAAGGATGCCGTTCTCTACACCGTCAAGGTGACCTACCCCCGGCTGTTTCCGATGGCCGGGCTGGTCGGCATGTCGCAGGACGAAGTCATTCAGGCCAGCACCGTTGTCCGCAACCAGCCGTTCGGCGAACAATCTGATCGCGGGGAGATAAAGAATTGCACTTGA
- a CDS encoding TadE/TadG family type IV pilus assembly protein, translating to MSVKRTLSALAVNTSGLALIELAYSLPILMGVGMYGAEVANVAMVRMRVNQISMHAADNASRIGEGSLLSQKKIYESDINDLFVGADRQAGKYVDIYEHGRIIISSLEKHSDGDQYISWQRCKGKKVHQSSYGTAGASSPSRPVNGMGPAGARVTAPDNQAVIFVEVSYDYQPLISSTFTSTRTITTRGAFNVRDRRDLTQIYDKTGSDPVSSCNVYDGVD from the coding sequence TTGTCTGTCAAACGCACCTTGTCCGCTCTTGCGGTCAATACAAGCGGACTGGCCCTTATTGAACTGGCCTATTCGCTGCCAATTCTCATGGGGGTCGGCATGTATGGCGCAGAGGTTGCGAATGTCGCGATGGTCAGAATGCGGGTCAACCAGATTTCCATGCACGCCGCGGACAACGCATCCCGCATCGGCGAGGGATCCCTGTTGTCACAGAAGAAAATCTACGAAAGCGACATCAACGACCTGTTTGTCGGCGCGGACCGCCAGGCCGGCAAATATGTCGATATATATGAGCATGGCCGCATCATCATAAGCAGCCTCGAGAAACATAGCGATGGCGATCAATATATCAGCTGGCAGCGGTGCAAGGGCAAAAAGGTCCATCAGTCCAGCTATGGTACCGCGGGAGCCAGTTCGCCCTCCCGTCCGGTCAATGGCATGGGGCCGGCAGGCGCCCGCGTGACCGCGCCGGACAATCAGGCCGTGATCTTTGTCGAGGTTTCCTACGATTACCAGCCACTGATATCGAGCACCTTTACCAGCACCCGCACGATCACCACGCGCGGTGCCTTCAACGTGCGCGATCGCCGCGACCTGACGCAGATATACGACAAGACCGGCAGTGATCCGGTATCCAGTTGCAATGTGTATGACGGCGTCGACTAG